Proteins from one Cyprinus carpio isolate SPL01 chromosome B15, ASM1834038v1, whole genome shotgun sequence genomic window:
- the bloc1s3 gene encoding biogenesis of lysosome-related organelles complex 1 subunit 3 yields MASNKFQIVVQGEASETDSDDEVYMTSAPPVHASSSSSSSGMKVAGEASETDSEDEEERARRLASESHQQMLRKDLPPLIVIRNTPAAASGQEDKPSPVSRPDSGRFNTLLQQKLQESNARLCTDVNQSLKQVYQNAARDIRQATAHLNSSQTGIINASHSIRLILEDLKSVSEKIDIITSCHLLPDITMPNTLSEQSQSSA; encoded by the coding sequence ATGGCAAGCAACAAATTCCAGATCGTGGTGCAGGGAGAGGCGTCTGAGACGGACTCAGATGATGAAGTGTACATGACCTCTGCTCCTCCTGTccatgcatcatcatcatcatcttcatcagggATGAAGGTGGCAGGAGAGGCGTCCGAGACCGACAGCGAGGACGAGGAGGAGAGAGCTCGCAGACTAGCCTCAGAAAGCCACCAACAGATGCTCCGCAAAGACCTGCCGCCTCTCATCGTGATCAGAAACACACCTGCGGCTGCGTCCGGACAGGAGGACAAACCGTCGCCTGTGTCCAGACCTGACTCGGGAAGGTTCAACACGTTACTGCAGCAGAAGCTGCAGGAGAGCAATGCGCGGTTGTGCACGGACGTCAATCAAAGCCTGAAACAGGTGTATCAGAACGCAGCACGGGACATAAGACAGGCCACCGCTCACCTCAACAGCTCTCAGACAGGCATCATCAACGCGTCCCACAGCATTAGACTCATACTGGAGGACCTGAAGTCAGTGTCTGAGAAGATCGACATCATTACCAGCTGTCATCTGCTGCCGGACATCACCATGCCAAACACGCTGTCTGAACAATCCCAGTCAAGTGCTTAG
- the slc19a3a gene encoding LOW QUALITY PROTEIN: thiamine transporter 2 (The sequence of the model RefSeq protein was modified relative to this genomic sequence to represent the inferred CDS: deleted 4 bases in 2 codons), whose amino-acid sequence MTCQIVTNQIFPVWTYSYLAVLVPVFLLTDWLRYKPVVVFQCLVSLFSTTAMLLWCNGVPEMQAMQFTYGVVTSCDVAYFTYLYSMVELKHYLKATSYYCRGPAQLLGVGTSGSVLGQILVSFELMSYNNILVFTLVLTGIALIGSILLPMPKTSMFFHKMRRARGETDGEGHVGTEEDLQSTGQKDGVEMDGAKRQQQIPEVSAECDNTSAKSSKTDIPHSFSPHTHLISSQCCAHSTQTYNNQTVNYVQSLWEYVEPSSNFTVYNGGVEALSNLFGAAAAYGIGFSSADWSRYGEVALGALSALEGGALFAMVFSANIWVCYCGYIIFKSLYMLLITIAMFQIAAGLNLERYALVFGANTFCALVLQTIITSVVVDSGGLGVDIITQFTVYGAYFSIIALIFFLSGLYTTICRKPEMETPRENPEETFKAEDDAQIIIGTKF is encoded by the exons ATGACATGTCAAATA GTAACCAATCAGATATTCCCGGTGTGGACGTACTCATACCTGGCAGTGCTGGTTCCTGTCTTCCTCCTCACTGATTGGCTGCGTTACAAACCTGTGGTGGTCTTCCAGTGTTTAGTAAGTCTGTTCTCCACCACGGCGATGTTGTTGTGGTGTAATGGTGTCCCAGAGATGCAGGCCATGCAGTTTACATATGGAGTGGTGACGTCATGTGATGTTGCTTACTTCACGTACCTCTACAGCATGGTGGAGTTGAAGCATTACCTGAAAGCCACCTCGTACTACTGCCGGGGACCG GCCCAGCTGCTGGGGGTAGGCACGTCG GGTTCAGTGTTGGGCCAAATCCTAGTCTCTTTTGAACTGATGTCCTACAACAACATTCTAGTGTTTACACTGGTTCTCACTGGTATTGCTTTGATCGGCTCCATTCTTCTCCCAATGCCTAAGACAAGTATGTTCTTTCACAAAATGAGGAGAGCTAGAGGAGAGACTGATGGTGAAGGGCATGTTGGGACAGAAGAGGATCTTCAGAGCACTGGCCAAAAAGATGGCGTAGAGATGGATGGAGCCAAACGGCAGCAGCAAATACCAGAAGTTTCCGCTGAATGTGATAATACAAGTGCAAAAAGTTCCAAGACAG ATATCCCCCACAGtttctccccacacacacacctcatatCTTCACAGTGTTGTGCACACTCTACCCAAACCTACAACAACCAGACGGTGAACTACGTCCAGTCACTGTGGGAGTACGTGGAGCCGTCGAGTAACTTCACGGTCTACAATGGAGGAGTGGAGGCCCTCTCAAACCTGTTTG GTGCTGCGGCGGCGTACGGTATCGGTTTTTCATCCGCAGACTGGTCTCGCTATGGAGAGGTGGCTCTGGGAGCGCTCTCGGCCCTGGAGGGCGGCGCTCTCTTCGCAATGGTCTTCAGCGCAAACATCTGGGTCTGCTACTGTGGCTACATCATCTTTAAGAGCCTGTACATGCTGCTCATCACCATTGCCAT GTTCCAGATAGCAGCTGGGCTGAACTTGGAGCGTTACGCTCTTGTGTTCGGAGCCAACACCTTCTGTGCCCTGGTCCTCCAGACAATCATCACCTCAGTGGTGGTGGATAGCGGCGGGCTTGGGGTGGATATCATCACACAG TTCACCGTCTACGGGGCATATTTTTCTATTATTGCACTCATTTTCTTCTTGAGTGGTTTGTATACCACAATATGCCGAAAACCTGAGATGGAAACACCGAGAGAGAATCCAGAAGAAACGTTTAAGGCAGAAGATGATGCACAAATCATCATTGGAACAAAGTTCTGA